Proteins co-encoded in one Cytobacillus sp. NJ13 genomic window:
- a CDS encoding acyl-CoA dehydrogenase, with translation MNLRFTEEQEMMRKMVRDFAQTEIAPFVEKMEQGEFPREILRKMGELGLMGIPIPEKYGGSEMDFTSYIIAIHELSRVSATVGVILSVHTSVGTNPILYFGTEEQKQKYIPKLASGEYLGAFCLTEPSAGSDAGSLKSRAVKDGDHYVINGSKVFITNAGEADVYIVFASTNPELGSKGISAFIVEKDTPGLVFGKDEHKMGLHGSRTLQLTFEDMRVPADNLLGNAGEGFKIAMANLDAGRIGIASQALGIAEAAFEAAASYAKERVQFGKPIAAQQGVGFKLADMATSAEAAKLLIYRAADMRQRGVKCGLEASMAKLFASKTAVDVTTEAIQVFGGYGYTEDYPVERYFRDAKITEIYEGTSEIQRIVISKQL, from the coding sequence ATGAACCTGAGATTTACAGAAGAGCAGGAAATGATGAGAAAAATGGTGCGAGATTTTGCGCAGACGGAAATCGCCCCTTTTGTGGAAAAAATGGAGCAGGGTGAGTTTCCAAGGGAGATTCTCCGCAAAATGGGCGAGCTTGGCCTTATGGGAATACCGATTCCTGAAAAATACGGCGGATCCGAAATGGACTTTACTTCTTACATTATCGCCATCCATGAACTGTCCCGCGTAAGTGCGACAGTGGGCGTTATCTTATCAGTCCACACATCAGTAGGAACAAATCCAATCCTTTACTTCGGTACGGAAGAGCAAAAGCAGAAGTATATTCCGAAGCTTGCTTCAGGCGAGTATCTCGGCGCTTTTTGCCTCACTGAACCGAGCGCAGGCTCAGATGCGGGAAGTCTGAAATCCCGTGCGGTAAAAGATGGAGATCATTATGTCATTAATGGATCAAAAGTGTTCATCACGAATGCAGGCGAAGCAGACGTATATATTGTATTTGCATCCACTAATCCCGAGCTTGGCAGCAAAGGCATCTCCGCTTTTATTGTAGAGAAAGATACGCCAGGCCTTGTATTTGGGAAAGATGAGCACAAAATGGGCTTGCACGGCTCAAGAACCCTGCAGCTGACATTTGAAGATATGCGGGTGCCGGCTGATAATCTTCTTGGCAATGCAGGAGAAGGCTTCAAGATTGCAATGGCTAACCTGGATGCTGGAAGGATCGGGATTGCTTCGCAGGCGCTTGGAATCGCGGAAGCGGCATTTGAGGCAGCTGCCAGCTATGCGAAGGAACGTGTACAGTTCGGCAAACCCATCGCTGCTCAGCAAGGTGTCGGCTTCAAGCTTGCAGACATGGCAACAAGCGCTGAAGCTGCAAAACTATTAATCTATCGCGCAGCAGACATGCGCCAGCGCGGTGTCAAGTGCGGACTCGAAGCCTCAATGGCAAAGCTTTTTGCATCCAAAACAGCAGTAGACGTGACAACAGAAGCCATCCAGGTATTCGGCGGCTACGGCTACACAGAAGACTACCCGGTTGAGCGCTACTTCCGTGATGCCAAAATTACCGAAATCTATGAAGGCACAAGCGAAATTCAGCGGATTGTCATCAGCAAACAGCTGTAA